The Prunus persica cultivar Lovell chromosome G8, Prunus_persica_NCBIv2, whole genome shotgun sequence genome includes a region encoding these proteins:
- the LOC109950804 gene encoding uncharacterized protein LOC109950804, with protein MGRSTYFLGLQISYHDNGDIFVCQTKYARDLLANAGMDTCRSCTTPCKPHCQLLASEGDSLSDPTIYRSIVGALQYLTFTRPDLCYAVNTVCQYMTQPSDLHFQLVKRILRYIHGTLDHGLNFTSGSWDLHAYSDADWASDVKTRRSTTGFVVYLGNNPVSWRSKKQTSISRSSTESEYRALANTAADLAWVRQVLLDLKLFLPQPPTIHCDNLSALALRSNPVYHSRIKHLDIDFHFVREKVQKKDLFVQYIPAEEQWSYQLESVLQGYDLFGHFDGSSASPPKFAIVDEEGATSELTAAYKD; from the exons aTGGGGCGATCAACCTACTTCTTAGGATTGCAGATTTCTTACCATGATAATGGAGATATCTTTGTCTGTCAAACAAAATATGCTAGAGATTTACTTGCAAATGCTGGTATGGATACATGTCGATCTTGTACTACTCCATGTAAGCCACATTGTCAGCTTTTGGCTTCGGAGGGTGACTCCTTATCTGATCCAACCATCTATAGGAGTATTGTTGGGGCACTGCAATATTTGACATTCACTCGACCTGATCTTTGTTATGCTGTTAATACTGTCTGTCAATATATGACTCAACCTTCCGATTTACATTTTCAGTTGGTTAAGCGCATCTTAAGGTATATTCATGGTACTTTGGATCATGGTCTGAATTTTACAAGTGGATCTTGGGATCTTCATGCTTATAGTGATGCAGATTGGGCCTCAGATGTGAAAACTCGCAGATCAACCACTGGTTTTGTGGTTTATCTTGGCAACAATCCAGTTTCCTGGCGATCTAAGAAGCAAACTTCTATTTCTAGAAGTTCAACTGAGTCTGAGTACAGGGCATTAGCCAATACAGCAGCTGATCTAGCATGGGTTCGACAAGTTTTACTTGATTTAAAGTTATTCTTACCACAGCCTCCTACAATACATTGTGACAATCTTTCAGCCCTTGCTTTAAGGTCAAATCCTGTGTATCATTCTCGGATCAAACATTTAGATATTGACTTTCATTTTGTAAGAGAAAAAGTCCAAAAGAAAGACTTGTTTGTGCAGTATATTCCCGCTGAAGAACAG TGGAGTTATCAACTGGAGTCGGTACTCCAGGGCTACGATTTGTTCGGCCACTTCGATGGTTCATCTGCTTCTCCTCCCAAATTT